Proteins encoded together in one Microcebus murinus isolate Inina chromosome 16, M.murinus_Inina_mat1.0, whole genome shotgun sequence window:
- the CPNE1 gene encoding copine-1 isoform X3, whose translation MAHCVTLVQLSISCDHLIDKDIGSKSDPLCVLLQDVGGGNWAELGRTERVRNCSSPQFSKTLQLEYHFETVQKLRFGIYDIDNKTLDLGDDDFLGGAECSLGQIVSSQTLTLPLMLKPGKPAGQGTIMVSAQELKDNRVVTMEVEARNLDKKDFLGKSDPFLEFFRQGDGKWHLTYRSEVIKNNLNPTWKRFSVPLQHFCGGDSSTPIQVRCSDYDSDGSHDLIGTFYTSLAQLQAVPVEFECIHPEKQQKKKNYKNSGTVRVKICQVETEYSFLDYVMGGCQINFTVGIDFTGSNGDPSSPDSLHYLSPTGVNEYLTALWSVGSVVQDYDTDKLFPAFGFGAQVPPDWQVSHEFALNFNPSNPYCAGVQGIVDAYRQALPQQYFVLLLLTDGAVTDVEATCEAVVCASNLPMSVIIVGVGSADFEAMEQLDADGGPLRTRSGQAAARDIVQFVPYRRFQNAPREALAQTVLAEVPTQLVSYFKAQGWAPFKPLPPPAKGTA comes from the exons ATGGCCCACTGCGTGACCTTGGTTCAGCTGTCCATTTCCTGCGACCACCTTATTGACAAAGACATCGGCTCCAAGTCTGACCCACTCTGTGTCCTTCTACAGGATGTGGGAGGGGGCAACTGGGCTGAG CTTGGCCGGACTGAACGAGTACGGAACTGCTCAAGCCCTCAGTTCTCCAAGACTCTGCAGCTTGAGTACCACTTTGAGACAGTCCAGAAGCTACGCTTTGGAATCTATGACATAGACAACAAGACACTAGACCTGGGGGATGATGACTTCCTAGGGGGGGCTGAGTGTTCCCTAGGACAG ATTGTGTCTAGCCAGACACTGACTCTACCCTTGATGCTAAAGCCTGGAAAACCTGCTGGGCAGGGGACCATCATG GTCTCAGCTCAGGAATTGAAGGACAATCGTGTGGTAACCATGGAGGTAGAGGCCAGAAACCTAGATAAGAAG GACTTCCTGGGAAAATCGGATCCATTCCTGGAGTTCTTCCGCCAGGGTGACGGGAAATGGCACCTAACATACAGATCTGAG GTAATCAAGAACAACCTGAACCCTACATGGAAGCGCTTCTCAGTCCCCCTTCAGCATTTCTGTGGTGGGGACTCCAGCACACCCATCCAG GTGCGATGCTCCGATTATGACAGTGATGGATCACATGATCTTATTGGTACCTTCTACACCAGCTTGGCCCAGCTGCAGGCAGTCCCG GTTGAGTTTGAATGCATCCACCCTGAGAagcagcagaaaaagaaaaactacaagaATTCTGGAACGGTCCGTGTCAAGATTTGCCAG GTAGAAACAGAGTATTCGTTCCTGGACTATGTGATGGGAGGCTGTCAAATCAACTTCACC GTGGGCATAGACTTCACTGGCTCCAATGGAGATCCTTCTTCACCTGACTCCCTCCACTACCTGAGTCCAACAGGGGTCAACGAGTACCTGACAGCACTGTGGAGTGTGGGCAGTGTGGTTCAGGACTATGACAC GGACAAGCTGTTCCCAGCATTTGGATTTGGGGCACAGGTACCCCCTGATTGGCAG GTCTCTCATGAATTTGCCTTGAACTTCAATCCCAGTAACCCCTACTGTGCAG GCGTCCAGGGCATTGTGGATGCCTACCGCCAAGCCCTGCCCCAG CAATACTTCGTGCTGTTGCTGCTGACGGATGGTGCTGTGACAGATGTAGAGGCCACGTGTGAGGCTGTGGTGTGTGCCTCGAACCTGCCCATGTCGGTGATCATTGTGGGTGTGGGCAGTGCTGATTTCGAGGCCATGGAGCAGCTGGATGCTGATGGTGGACCCCTGCGAACACGTTCTGGGCAGGCAGCTGCCCGTGACATAGTGCAGTTTGTTCCCTACCGCCGATTTCAGAAT GCCCCTCGGGAGGCATTGGCACAGACCGTGCTCGCAGAAGTGCCCACACAATTGGTCTCCTACTTcaaggcccagggctgggccccaTTCAAGCCACTTCCTCCCCCAGCCAAGGGCACTGcatag
- the CPNE1 gene encoding copine-1 isoform X1: MAVVIRLQGLPIVAGTMDIRHFFSGLTIPDGGVHIVGGELGEAFIVFATDEDARLGMMRTGGTIKGSKVTLLLSSKTEMQNMIELSRRRFETANLDIPPANASRSGPPPSSGMSGRVNLPTTVPNFNNPSPSVVTATTSVHESNKNIQTFSTASIGTAPPNMGPSFGSPTFSTTVPSTASPMNTVPPPPIPPIPAMPSLPPMPSIPPIPVPPPVPTLPPVPPVPPIPPVPSVPPMTPLPPMSGMPPLNPPPVAPLPAGMNGSGAPMNLNNNLNPIFLGPLNPVNPIQMNSQNSVKPLPINPDDLYVSVHGMPFSAMENDVRDFFHGLRVDAVHLLKDHVGRNNGNGLVKFLSPQDTFEALKRNRMLMIQRYVEVSPATERQWVAAGGHITFKQNIGPSGQTHPPPQTLPRSKSPSGQKRSRSRSPHEAGFCVYLKGLPFEAENKHVIDFFKKLDIVEDSIYIAYGPNGKATGEGFVEFRNEADYKAALCRHKQYMGNRFIQVHPITKKGMLEKIDMIRKRLQNFSYDQREMVLNTEGDVNSAKVCAHITNIPFSITKVDVLQFLEGIPVDENAVHVLVDNNGQGLGQALVQFKNEDDARKSERLHRKKLNGREAFVHVVTLEDMREIEKNPPAQGKKGLKMPVPGNPAVPGMPGAGMPSAGMPGAGMPGPGMPGAGLPGAGLPGAGMPGAGMPGAGMPGAGMPGAGLPGAGMPGAGLPGAGMPGAGMPGAGMPSAGGEEHAFLTVGSKEANNGPPFNFPGNFGGSNAFGPPLPPPGLGGAFGDARPGMPSVGNSALPGLGLDVPGFGGGPNNLSGPAGFGGGPQNFGNGPGSLGGPPGFGTGPPGLGSAPGHLSGPPAFGPGPGPGPIHIGGPPGFGSSSGKPGPTVIKVQNMPFTVSIDEILDFFYGYQVIPGSVCLKYNEKGMPTGEAMVAFESRDEATAAVIDLNDRPIGSRKVKLVLG, from the coding sequence ATGGCTGTGGTCATCCGTTTGCAAGGTCTCCCAATTGTGGCGGGGACCATGGACATTCGCCACTTCTTCTCTGGATTGACCATCCCTGATGGGGGCGTGCATATTGTAGGGGGTGAACTGGGTGAGGCTTTCATCGTTTTTGCCACTGATGAAGATGCAAGGCTTGGTATGATGCGCACAGGTGGTACAATTAAAGGGTCAAAAGTAACACTATTGTTGAGTAGTAAAACGGAAATGCAGAATATGATTGAACTGAGTCGTAGGCGTTTTGAAACTGCCAACTTAGATATACCACCAGCAAATGCTAGTAGATCAGGACCGCCACCTAGCTCAGGAATGAGTGGCAGGGTAAACTTGCCTACAACGGTACCCAACTTTAATAATCCTTCACCCAGTGTAGTTACTGCCACCACTTCTGTTCATGAAAGCAACAAAAACATACAGACATTTTCCACAGCCAGCATAGGAACAGCTCCTCCAAATATGGGGCCTTCCTTTGGGAGCCCAACCTTTAGCACGACTGTTCCAAGTACAGCCTCTCCAATGAACACGGTCCCACCGCCACCAATTCCTCCAATCCCAGCGATGCCATCTTTACCACCGATGCCGTCCATTCCCCCAATACCAGTTCCTCCTCCAGTACCTACATTGCCTCCTGTGCCTCCTGTGCCCCCAATTCCTCCAGTCCCTTCTGTGCCACCCATGACCCCACTGCCACCCATGTCGGGCATGCCGCCCTTGAATCCACCACCTGTGGCACCTCTGCCTGCTGGAATGAATGGCTCTGGAGCACCTATGAATCTGAACAATAACCTGAACCCTATATTTCTGGGTCCATTGAATCCTGTTAACCCTATTCAGATGAACTCTCAAAACAGTGTGAAGCCACTTCCCATCAACCCTGATGATCTCTATGTCAGTGTGCATGGAATGCCCTTTTCTGCAATGGAAAATGATGTCAGAGATTTTTTCCATGGGCTCCGTGTTGATGCAGTGCATTTGTTGAAAGATCATGTAGGTCGAAATAATGGGAATGGATTGGTTAAGTTTCTCTCCCCTCAAGATACATTTGAAGCTTTGAAACGAAACAGAATGCTGATGATTCAACGCTATGTGGAAGTTAGCCCTGCCACAGAAAGACAGTGGGTAGCTGCTGGAGGCCATATCACTTTTAAGCAAAATATAGGACCTTCTGGACAAACGCATCCCCCTCCTCAGACACTTCCCAGGTCAAAATCGCCCAGTGGGCAGAAAAGGTCAAGGTCAAGATCACCACATGAGGCTGGGTTTTGTGTTTACTTGAAAGGGCTGCCATTTGAAGCAGAAAACAAAcatgtcattgatttttttaaaaagttggataTTGTGGAAGATAGTATTTATATAGCTTATGGACCCAATGGGAAAGCAACTGGTGAAGGCTTTGTAGAGTTCAGGAATGAGGCTGACTATAAGGCTGCTCTGTGTCGTCATAAACAATACATGGGCAATCGCTTTATTCAAGTTCATCCAATTACTAAGAAAGGTATGCTAGAAAAGATAGATATGATTCGAAAAAGACTGCAGAACTTCAGCTATGACCAGAGAGAAATGGTATTAAATACAGAAGGGGATGTCAACTCTGCCAAAGTCTGTGCCCACATTACAAATATTCCATTCAGCATTACCAAGGTGGATGTTCTTCAGTTCCTAGAAGGAATTCCAGTGGATGAAAATGCTGTACATGTTCTTGTTGATAACAATGGGCAAGGTCTAGGACAGGCATTGGTTcagtttaaaaatgaagatgatgcACGTAAGTCTGAACGCTTACACCGTAAAAAACTTAATGGGAGAGAAGCTTTTGTTCACGTAGTGACCCTAGAAGATATGAGAGAGATTGAGAAAAATCCCCCTGCCCAAGGAAAAAAGGGATTAAAGATGCCTGTGCCAGGTAATCCTGCAGTACCAGGAATGCCCGGGGCGGGAATGCCCAGTGCTGGAATGCCTGGTGCCGGAATGCCCGGTCCTGGAATGCCTGGTGCGGGACTGCCCGGTGCCGGACTGCCCGGTGCCGGAATGCCCGGTGCCGGAATGCCCGGTGCCGGAATGCCCGGTGCTGGAATGCCCGGTGCGGGCCTGCCCGGTGCGGGAATGCCTGGTGCGGGCCTGCCCGGTGCGGGAATGCCCGGTGCAGGAATGCCTGGTGCAGGAATGCCCAGTGCAGGAGGTGAAGAGCATGCCTTTCTGACCGTAGGGTCAAAAGAGGCCAACAATGGGCCTCCATTTAACTTTCCTGGTAATTTTGGTGGGTCAAATGCCTTTGGGCCACCACTCCCTCCTCCAGGATTAGGAGGGGCCTTTGGTGATGCTAGGCCCGGTATGCCATCAGTTGGAAACAGTGCTTTGCCTGGTCTAGGACTGGATGTTCCAGGTTTTGGAGGTGGACCAAATAATTTAAGTGGGCCAGCAGGATTTGGAGGAGGCCCTCAGAATTTTGGAAATGGCCCTGGTAGTTTAGGTGGTCCCCCTGGTTTTGGGACTGGCCCTCCTGGTCTTGGAAGTGCCCCGGGGCATTTGAGTGGGCCGCCGGCTtttgggcctgggcctggccctggcccaaTCCATATTGGTGGTCCCCCTGGCTTTGGATCTAGTTCTGGAAAACCAGGTCCAACAGTAATTAAAGTGCAGAACATGCCCTTTACTGTGTCTATTGATgagattttagatttcttttatgGCTATCAAGTAATCCCAGGCTCAGTGTgtttaaaatacaatgaaaaaggTATGCCCACAGGTGAAGCCATGGTGGCCTTCGAGTCTCGGGATGAAGCTACAGCTGCTGTCATTGATTTAAATGACAGGCCTATAGGCTCAAGAAAAGTAAAACTTGTATTAGGGTAG
- the CPNE1 gene encoding copine-1 isoform X2 → MAHCVTLVQLSISCDHLIDKDIGSKSDPLCVLLQDVGGGNWAELGRTERVRNCSSPQFSKTLQLEYHFETVQKLRFGIYDIDNKTLDLGDDDFLGGAECSLGQIVSSQTLTLPLMLKPGKPAGQGTIMVSAQELKDNRVVTMEVEARNLDKKDFLGKSDPFLEFFRQGDGKWHLTYRSEVIKNNLNPTWKRFSVPLQHFCGGDSSTPIQVRCSDYDSDGSHDLIGTFYTSLAQLQAVPVEFECIHPEKQQKKKNYKNSGTVRVKICQVETEYSFLDYVMGGCQINFTVGIDFTGSNGDPSSPDSLHYLSPTGVNEYLTALWSVGSVVQDYDTDKLFPAFGFGAQVPPDWQVSHEFALNFNPSNPYCAGVQGIVDAYRQALPQVRLYGPTNFAPIINHVARFAAQAAHQGTASQYFVLLLLTDGAVTDVEATCEAVVCASNLPMSVIIVGVGSADFEAMEQLDADGGPLRTRSGQAAARDIVQFVPYRRFQNAPREALAQTVLAEVPTQLVSYFKAQGWAPFKPLPPPAKGTA, encoded by the exons ATGGCCCACTGCGTGACCTTGGTTCAGCTGTCCATTTCCTGCGACCACCTTATTGACAAAGACATCGGCTCCAAGTCTGACCCACTCTGTGTCCTTCTACAGGATGTGGGAGGGGGCAACTGGGCTGAG CTTGGCCGGACTGAACGAGTACGGAACTGCTCAAGCCCTCAGTTCTCCAAGACTCTGCAGCTTGAGTACCACTTTGAGACAGTCCAGAAGCTACGCTTTGGAATCTATGACATAGACAACAAGACACTAGACCTGGGGGATGATGACTTCCTAGGGGGGGCTGAGTGTTCCCTAGGACAG ATTGTGTCTAGCCAGACACTGACTCTACCCTTGATGCTAAAGCCTGGAAAACCTGCTGGGCAGGGGACCATCATG GTCTCAGCTCAGGAATTGAAGGACAATCGTGTGGTAACCATGGAGGTAGAGGCCAGAAACCTAGATAAGAAG GACTTCCTGGGAAAATCGGATCCATTCCTGGAGTTCTTCCGCCAGGGTGACGGGAAATGGCACCTAACATACAGATCTGAG GTAATCAAGAACAACCTGAACCCTACATGGAAGCGCTTCTCAGTCCCCCTTCAGCATTTCTGTGGTGGGGACTCCAGCACACCCATCCAG GTGCGATGCTCCGATTATGACAGTGATGGATCACATGATCTTATTGGTACCTTCTACACCAGCTTGGCCCAGCTGCAGGCAGTCCCG GTTGAGTTTGAATGCATCCACCCTGAGAagcagcagaaaaagaaaaactacaagaATTCTGGAACGGTCCGTGTCAAGATTTGCCAG GTAGAAACAGAGTATTCGTTCCTGGACTATGTGATGGGAGGCTGTCAAATCAACTTCACC GTGGGCATAGACTTCACTGGCTCCAATGGAGATCCTTCTTCACCTGACTCCCTCCACTACCTGAGTCCAACAGGGGTCAACGAGTACCTGACAGCACTGTGGAGTGTGGGCAGTGTGGTTCAGGACTATGACAC GGACAAGCTGTTCCCAGCATTTGGATTTGGGGCACAGGTACCCCCTGATTGGCAG GTCTCTCATGAATTTGCCTTGAACTTCAATCCCAGTAACCCCTACTGTGCAG GCGTCCAGGGCATTGTGGATGCCTACCGCCAAGCCCTGCCCCAGGTTCGCCTCTATGGCCCTACCAACTTCGCACCCATCATCAACCACGTGGCAAGGTTTGCAGCCCAGGCTGCACATCAGGGGACTGCCTCG CAATACTTCGTGCTGTTGCTGCTGACGGATGGTGCTGTGACAGATGTAGAGGCCACGTGTGAGGCTGTGGTGTGTGCCTCGAACCTGCCCATGTCGGTGATCATTGTGGGTGTGGGCAGTGCTGATTTCGAGGCCATGGAGCAGCTGGATGCTGATGGTGGACCCCTGCGAACACGTTCTGGGCAGGCAGCTGCCCGTGACATAGTGCAGTTTGTTCCCTACCGCCGATTTCAGAAT GCCCCTCGGGAGGCATTGGCACAGACCGTGCTCGCAGAAGTGCCCACACAATTGGTCTCCTACTTcaaggcccagggctgggccccaTTCAAGCCACTTCCTCCCCCAGCCAAGGGCACTGcatag